A stretch of DNA from Leptolyngbya subtilissima AS-A7:
CAAAGTTTTTGCCCACACCCGCCAGCGGCATTCGCCCCAATTTGGCCTTTGAAAGCCTCACCCTCAGCCCCGACGGTCGGTATCTCTACACCGCAACAGAGAATGCTCTGTCGCAAGATGGGCCTGCGGCCAATCTAGAAGAGGGCAGCCTCAGCCGCATCGTGAAGTACGACTTAGCCAGGGGCGAGGCGATCGCCGAATACGTTTACGAAGTCGAGGCCGTTCCCACCGCGCCGGTGCCCGCCACCGCCTTTAGTGACAATGGCTTGGTAGAGCTGCTCGCCATTGATGACAATGGCTCCTTCCTCGCCCTGGAGCGTTCCTTTGCCGAAGGGCAGGGCAACACCGTCAAGCTGTACGAAGTGCGCTCTCAGGGCAAATTAGATGTGCAGGGCGTCTTTGACCTGTTCCGAGAAGAGGCTCTCGAAGAGGACGGCGAGGTCATTCCTCCTGGCCCCTTTGAAGTCGATCCCGCCGTTTCTAAGCGCGAGATTCTTGATATCGAAGCCGACCTGGGTATTGCTCCCGACAACCTAGAGGCTCTGACCTTTGGCCCCACCCTAGCCGACGGTCGGCAAACGCTGATCATCGCCAGCGACAACAACTTTAGCGATACCCAATCTACCCAGTTCCTCGCCTTTGCGGTTGATTTTGACACCATTCCCGCCGTGCCTTCGGTGCTCGAAACGCCGCTGACCGTAGACGATGAAGACGGCACCACCCCTTTGCTAGGCGACTCCGACGACCCAGCGATTTGGGTAAACCCTACCGACCCCGACAACAGCCGGGTGATTGTCACCCTCAAGGATGGCGGTGCCGCCACGTTCAATCTGCAAGGGGAACTTCAGCAGACTATTCTGCCTGCGGGCTATGGCGAAATCCGCTACAACAACGTGGATTTGCTCTACGGCGTTGAGGTGCCCGCCTTCAATCCCACCGGCTCCTTTACAACCGATATTGCGGTGATGAGCGATCGCGCCAACGATACCCTCGCTGTCTTCGGCATTGACGCGACCACCGGCGAACTGTATGACTTCACGGCACCTACCCTCAGCGACCCGGCTTTCTCGATCTTTGGGGTGGATGACGGCGAGGCTACGGCCTACGGGCTAGCCACCTACCTCAGCCCTGTGACCGGCAAACTCTATGCCTTTGTCACCCAGGCCAGCGGCAACCAGGTGGCTCAGCTCGAGCTGCTACCCCAGGTCAGCCCCGCCGATGCCTCCTACGTAGATGCCCGCGTGGTGCGCATGATTGATTTGCCAGTACCGACGGGGGATGCAGCCGATTCCCAGTCTGAGGGTCTGGTAGTTGACCAGGAACTGGGCCAGCTCTACGTCACGCTGGAAAACGAGGTCGGCATTCTCAAATTTGACGCCGAACCCGATGGCGGCAGCAATTTCACCCTAGTGCAATCCATTGACGCAGACTTCCTAGAACCCGACTTTGAAGGACTGACGATTTACTACGGGGCCGAGGGTACGGGCTACCTAATTGCGTCTAGCCAGGGCAACAACTCCTTTGCGGTCTTCTCCCGCGCTGGCAACAACGAATACCTCGGCAGCTTCACGGTCGGCGATACCGGCCTGATCGACCAAGTCAATGAGTCTGACGGGTTGGATGTAACTAACGTCGCTCTGGGCTCCGCTTTCCCCAACGGGTTGCTGGTGGTGCAAGACGGTGCAAATGATCCGCAAAATGTGATTGAAGATGGTGAACAGCTCGAAAACAACAGCACCAACTTCAAGTTTGTCGATTGGGCGGTGGTCGCCAACGCCTTTGAATCAGCTCTAGATATTGACGCCGACAGCTTTGACCCCCGCAATCCAGATTCTTTAGTCCCTGTGGCTGAACTGATTGACCTGACCGGCTTTGACGGGGAGGTAGCCCTCAACATGACCGCCTCGCGCGAAGCAGCCTTTGATAACGTGCTGAAGTTCTACGCAACCGATGCCCAGGGGCGAGTAAATGGCCTCATAGCTGAGGATGCTGGCTATGAAGCCGCCATTGCCGCCAATCTGCTCAATGTTGAGCTGTTTGTCAACAACCTGGTAACGACCGATGTCACTCTAACCTTGCCTGGCGGCACCTACTACGCTCCTGTGCTGCTAGTAGATGGTGACATCAATAACCTGGCTACCATCGGTGAGTCTCGCATTCAGCGCAATGGTGGTGTTTGGAGTTTTGAGGACTCGTCTGACAACGACTTTAACGACTTGGCGATTATGCTCAACTCGGCTGAGCCCGTCACGACGTAGGTGATCTTGACCACTTGAAGTCCATGACTTTGGCCCCTGCGCTGAATTTGGCGCGGGGGCTTTTGTTCCTGCAATAGCCTGCATTATGAATTGAATAATCTCAACCTAGACTGTGTGAGCTTTTTTACTACTTAACCGACTTTTCAAACGCCCTCTGAACCTTTGTTAAATTGCTGAGACAGTTACGAGAATAGATAGATCAAAACAACAAGGCCGCCTATTTATTGTGCGATACATAGACAGTTCTTCAAACGTGCTTTAAAGACCCAAGGACAATGGAGAAGAAGCTTTAGGCGCGGTTAAGAGGTAGTTGTTTTGGGAATACGACCTCTCGGCTTCATGTTGACTTTGGGTAACGACTTAGGTTTGTGGAGTAGCGTTAGAGGCAATGCCTGGGGCATAGTGAGAGCGATCGCGTCGGACGCCGGGTTGCCTCCAAAGACAGAGCATTGTTTGCGGTCGTGCAAGCGCAGACAGGCGTCATCGGCCGCCGAACGTTGAACTTCTAGGTCTATCACTGCGTAGTATGACTAGCTGCTGTAACCTAAAGGTGTTAGGTTTCACCCAACCTACGTCTATTTAATACAGAGTTAATCGAAAACTTTCTGTATATTAATTACTTATACAGAAAGTTTAAGATGCTAGTAATCACCTTTTAAGCTGCACCACACAATAGAGATCAACATGAATATAGTTCCAATATATGCAGCTCTTTTAGGAATAGTCTTTTTTATCCTAAGTATCCGCGTAGTACGTTTGAGGCGCTCTCTCAAAATCGCGCTCGGTGACAGTAGCAACCCAATTATGCTTCGTGCAATGCGTGTTCAGTCAAACTTCGCAGAGTATGTACCTCTTTGCCTCATCCTACTTGGATTTGCTGAACTCCAAGGCACATTTCCAATAGTCATGCATGTTTTAGGCATAGGACTGTTGCTTGGTAGAATTTTGCACGCCTACGGTGTTAGTCAAACCAAAGAAAACTTTCGCTTTCGAGTAATTGGCATGGCTTTAACATTTACGTGCCTACTGTCAACCTGTGTCACCCTAATATTCGATTTTTTACGCACTAGTATTTAACAATTCGTTTCAAGTGAGATTTTGAATTTGACAGAATACGTTCCCTGATCCAGCTCTTACCATGCCCCCAATGCGAGACTTGTAAGTAAAAAAGCATCGTGCGGCAGCGTAGCTGAGTAGTATGGGGAGTGGGCTAGGCCTTAAACTGGCGAAGCTGCAATTTGGACTAGCTCTGTAATTTTCTTCAAAACTGAGTAGTACACTGCCTATAGCTATGATGCTTTAGAGAATGAAAATCGCATTCTTTTGTTGAAGAGTTGCCTGCGCGCAGCTAGCCAAGTTGCCCATCCTCTGTACTCACAAGAGGCCCCGACGTAGCTGAGTGGCAATTGTCCAGTGCTGCGCCAGACAAACTTTGGAACGTTTCACGAAAGAGCCGCCAAGGAGATTATGATGCTGCTCTAAAGCACAGGCAGCCACTCGGGAGGGCTTATCTAAGCCCATTTGTGGTCACCCCTATCAGCAGCGGCTCGCGCATAGGCTTTGTTGGTAACCAAAAGCAAGCAGCACCATATTGAATCCCTTGCCTAACCTGACACTGAGCAGTTTTTCAGCAAGCCTTGCATTATCCCAATCGCTGCACGAGATGCAGTGGTGACTCGTGGGCGATCGCAACATCAGGCTGCGCTGGCTCCCAGGGGTCGCCCACAAGGAGCGTCCGTTGCTCAATCCCATTACCCTGTTTAACTGTTGCTTTGAACCTTTTTTCGCTTCTAAAAAGGCGGAAAATCAATACTATGACCACATCTGGGCCTCTAGAGTCCGGCCCTTGCGCCGCCACTGCCACCACTGGGGGCCAAATTAAAGATGTGTCGGCAATCAGGGTCTGTAGCCCCCTGCTATTAGGAGACGACTATACTTATTTACTGCTTCTGTTTGAGCCCCACCCAATCAACATGCATCAAGAAGCCCTACCACTGTATTTGCAAATTGCCAGTCAGCTGCGTCGCAATATTCAAGAATCTGTGTTCAAAGTCGGCGATCGCTTACCAACGGAAACCGAGCTCAGCGAGCGATTTGGAGTAAACCGTCACACTCTGCGACGGGCGATAGAGGTTTTGCGGCAAGAAGGCATTGTTGGCGTGGAGCGGGGCCGAGGCACTTTTGTGATGGCTGACCCAATCGCCGTGCCGATCGGTAAGCGAGTGCGATTCAATGAATCCCTCAAAGCTCAATCCTTACACCCCGTGTGGCAGGTGCTGCGCATGGTCGAGCTCAATGCCGATGCCAGGCTGTCAAAACGGTTGGAGATTGACGTCGGAGCAGCGGTCATATTGTTTGAGCGCCTGAGTTCTATTGAGGATATACCTATCAGTATTTCCAGCAGCTATTTTCCAAGCCAGCATTTTCCAGGATTAATAAAGCATTGTGAAACCTATCGCTCCGTTTCTAAGATGCTGCAAAAGGAATATAACTGCGACCACATTCGTCGCAGCACGCGCATCTCGGCTCGTCTGGCCCAGGCTAATGATGCACGACTGCTAAAAATGCCAGCTAATGGGCCAATTTTGCTGTCAGAGTCGATCAATGTCGATCAAACTGGTGTGGTGATTGAGTACGGTGTCACTAGGTTTCGGGGAGAACGGATGGAACTGGTACTGGAAAATGAGGCTTAACGGATACCTGCCTCCCTCTAAATCCTTCAAACCTAGAGGGCTTTAGGCTCCTGACTGACCACAGGATTAGGGCTGAGGGAGAATATCCATACCGGCGTTAAGCAACGCTGCGCAGAACTTTAAACGGTTTTCTACGCAAACTTAATTAACTGTGGGGAGAACCTTAAACTGCCTGCAGGAACATGATCATGGCTCGCTATGGATCGCTTTTGTCTAGACATCTACATAAATTGTTTGGCCATCAACGTCCATCTATGACGGGTCATGATGTTCAATTGGGCCAATATATAGCCATGCGATCAGCTACGGAGAGTGCGCTGGAGGCTTCCTTTGCCGCCCCCGCTGTTAAGGTTCAGCAGTTATCTAAGTCTTTTAGGGGGCAACCTGCGCTCCAAGCGGTGAACTTGCAGGTTGGTATGGGGGAAATGGTGGCGTTGGTAGGGGCTTCTGGTTCGGGGAAGTCTACCCTGTTGCGCAACCTGAATGCCCTGCAGCTAGCTGAACAGGGCACCATAGAAATCTTTGGTAGTCCGCTGCAAGTTGACGGTAAGCTGCATTCTAAGGCGCGTCAATTGCGGAGCCAGATTGGGTTTGTTTTTCAGCAGTTCAATCTGGTCAATCGTTTAACGGTTCTGGACAACGTTCTGGTTGGCAACTTATCGCAGGTTTCGATGATGCGATCGCTCGTTCGGGGCTTTAGCAAGCAGGAAAAACTGCGTGCGCTCAGTGCTCTAGAGCGAGTTGGCATTCTCAATCAGGCCTATAAGCGGGCTTCGTCCCTATCGGGGGGGCAACAGCAGCGAGTGGCGATCGCCCGTTGTCTGATGCAGGGAGCCAAAATCATTTTGGCCGATGAACCCATCGCGTCCCTTGACCCTGAGTCTGCCCGTAAGGTGATGGAGCTATTGACCCATCTGAACAGGGAGCAGGGTATTACCATCATCACCTCATTACACCAGGTGCAGGTGGTGCGCTGCTATTACGAGCGTGCGATCGCACTACGGGATGGCACCGTTCGATTTGATGGTCATATTCGTAACTTAGATGACCAACAGCTCAACACTATTTACGGTGCCGCCGCCGAGGAGCTGGTTTTGAGTGGTCATGCCGAAGTTTTCTCAGCTTTTTAGCAAGAGCCGATCAGGAGTTCCCACAGGTAACCCCTACGCACGCCCTGAATTTCTCAAGCGCATTGTTAACTCACTCCGCAGTTCCATTTGTAGCACTAAGGATTTGCCGCCATGACATCTGCTTTAACCCATTGGTCTGCCCGATTTTTTCTGGTCTTAGCCGGTACTGCTCTAATTACAAGTTGCAGCACAACTGGGCAAGACAATGCTGATACCACCGGTGAGGCTACCGATGCCGCCGGTGCAACTTGTGCACCGGAATTAGCCGAAATTGATTTCGGCATCATCTCTACTGAATCCCAAGAAAACCTTAAAGCTCAGTGGGAGCCTTTCTTGGCAGCTATGGAGGCAGAGGTTGGTCGGCCTATCAATGGGTTATACGCCACTGACTACGCTGGCGTCATTGAGGCTATGGGTGCGGGTAAGGTTCAGCTCGCCTGGTATGGCGGCAAGTCTTACGTTGAGGCGGCTGCTCGTTCTGATGCTGAAGCGTTTGCCCAAACCGTCAACTCAGACGGCACCAAGGGCTACTACTCTCACTTGATTACGAATAAAGAGAACCCCATCCTTGAGAACATCGATGTTGAAGCCGGCGACGGAGATCAGTACGTCATCAAAAATGCGTCTGATCTAACTTTTGCCTTTAATGACCCCAACTCTACCTCGGGCTTTGTGGTTCCCAGCTTTTATGTGTTTGCCAAGAATGGCATCAACCCAAATCAAGCCTTTG
This window harbors:
- the phnF gene encoding phosphonate metabolism transcriptional regulator PhnF; this translates as MTTSGPLESGPCAATATTGGQIKDVSAIRVCSPLLLGDDYTYLLLLFEPHPINMHQEALPLYLQIASQLRRNIQESVFKVGDRLPTETELSERFGVNRHTLRRAIEVLRQEGIVGVERGRGTFVMADPIAVPIGKRVRFNESLKAQSLHPVWQVLRMVELNADARLSKRLEIDVGAAVILFERLSSIEDIPISISSSYFPSQHFPGLIKHCETYRSVSKMLQKEYNCDHIRRSTRISARLAQANDARLLKMPANGPILLSESINVDQTGVVIEYGVTRFRGERMELVLENEA
- the phnD gene encoding phosphonate ABC transporter substrate-binding protein; translation: MTSALTHWSARFFLVLAGTALITSCSTTGQDNADTTGEATDAAGATCAPELAEIDFGIISTESQENLKAQWEPFLAAMEAEVGRPINGLYATDYAGVIEAMGAGKVQLAWYGGKSYVEAAARSDAEAFAQTVNSDGTKGYYSHLITNKENPILENIDVEAGDGDQYVIKNASDLTFAFNDPNSTSGFVVPSFYVFAKNGINPNQAFEELVFAGSHEATAQAVANNQVDVATNNSEIMLKLEQGDPEAFENIQIIWTSPMIPSDPVAYRNDLPDCLKEQVKDFFYNYKDAAVLEPLGWQGFDPAGDADWNTIRELDLGQKMMEVQNDANLSPEAKQSQLDELNKQLEAL
- a CDS encoding MAPEG family protein: MNIVPIYAALLGIVFFILSIRVVRLRRSLKIALGDSSNPIMLRAMRVQSNFAEYVPLCLILLGFAELQGTFPIVMHVLGIGLLLGRILHAYGVSQTKENFRFRVIGMALTFTCLLSTCVTLIFDFLRTSI
- the phnC gene encoding phosphonate ABC transporter ATP-binding protein — its product is MRSATESALEASFAAPAVKVQQLSKSFRGQPALQAVNLQVGMGEMVALVGASGSGKSTLLRNLNALQLAEQGTIEIFGSPLQVDGKLHSKARQLRSQIGFVFQQFNLVNRLTVLDNVLVGNLSQVSMMRSLVRGFSKQEKLRALSALERVGILNQAYKRASSLSGGQQQRVAIARCLMQGAKIILADEPIASLDPESARKVMELLTHLNREQGITIITSLHQVQVVRCYYERAIALRDGTVRFDGHIRNLDDQQLNTIYGAAAEELVLSGHAEVFSAF
- a CDS encoding phytase, yielding MAIRFATFNASLNRAAEGELITDLSTPDNAQAQAIAEIIQRSSPEVVLINEFDFDQAGDAAALFQENYLSVSQNGVDPVAYPYVYAAPSNTGLPSGLDLNNDSTVGGPDDAYGFGFFPGQFAFVIYSKYPIVEDQIRTFQEFRWADMPGALLPADPNDADGNGDTASWYTPEELAAFRLSSKNHVDLPIEVDGEIIHVLASHPTPPVFDGAEDRNGRRNYDEIRFWADYINGEEYIYDDDGIVGGLAAGAKFVIMGDQNSDPFDGDSIPGAAQLLLDDPLVNTSATPSSAGGPDAAIRQGGANAGHIGDPAFDTADFGFSPTDPTTDVAPGNLRVDYVLPSNNLTITDAQVFWQPSTDPLFPLAEFPTSDHRLVYVDVEVPVTDTGRRTVADLEFLGEITLPTDLTFEGTQVGGLSGLTYDAEANVYYAISDDRSQLSPARFYTLDINLSDGSLDESDVAVTDVTTLLDASGNPFAAQSLDPEAIALTPDGTLYLASEGNVNNGIAPFINEFSLAGQQLSELPIDAKFLPTPASGIRPNLAFESLTLSPDGRYLYTATENALSQDGPAANLEEGSLSRIVKYDLARGEAIAEYVYEVEAVPTAPVPATAFSDNGLVELLAIDDNGSFLALERSFAEGQGNTVKLYEVRSQGKLDVQGVFDLFREEALEEDGEVIPPGPFEVDPAVSKREILDIEADLGIAPDNLEALTFGPTLADGRQTLIIASDNNFSDTQSTQFLAFAVDFDTIPAVPSVLETPLTVDDEDGTTPLLGDSDDPAIWVNPTDPDNSRVIVTLKDGGAATFNLQGELQQTILPAGYGEIRYNNVDLLYGVEVPAFNPTGSFTTDIAVMSDRANDTLAVFGIDATTGELYDFTAPTLSDPAFSIFGVDDGEATAYGLATYLSPVTGKLYAFVTQASGNQVAQLELLPQVSPADASYVDARVVRMIDLPVPTGDAADSQSEGLVVDQELGQLYVTLENEVGILKFDAEPDGGSNFTLVQSIDADFLEPDFEGLTIYYGAEGTGYLIASSQGNNSFAVFSRAGNNEYLGSFTVGDTGLIDQVNESDGLDVTNVALGSAFPNGLLVVQDGANDPQNVIEDGEQLENNSTNFKFVDWAVVANAFESALDIDADSFDPRNPDSLVPVAELIDLTGFDGEVALNMTASREAAFDNVLKFYATDAQGRVNGLIAEDAGYEAAIAANLLNVELFVNNLVTTDVTLTLPGGTYYAPVLLVDGDINNLATIGESRIQRNGGVWSFEDSSDNDFNDLAIMLNSAEPVTT